In Deltaproteobacteria bacterium, one DNA window encodes the following:
- a CDS encoding transporter substrate-binding domain-containing protein, with product MLVAVALPLAASAADLASWQHGGVLRVGTTGDYAPFSTAQGESLAGLDVDLMTRLAHDLGATVQLVRFRWPDLSDDLAQGKFDVVASGVTVRPERALIGRYSRPYANTGAVALIRSEDAARLTDRAAIDRTGVRIAVNRGGHLEQVAHRLFPRATIEPVSDNTELPGRVLVGRADVALSDSAEARAWQRPELHTVGPFTRDRKALLVRKDAPELAQWIDTWLRDRERDGWLGARRKQWLGDAMFAAAGADREAVLCDIELRCQLMPMVAASKRASGVPIADPAQEQRVLDRVQATARATGIDAGEVARLFSVLIRAAKMIQEASGTDPHAPAPPLDQLRSAIGDIDTHMIRQLHFAARTVKPAEWRAGVREGVQADNLSDALKADIAESLAHTRTLIAPGLNETPKRKRPTASGK from the coding sequence ATGCTGGTTGCCGTGGCGCTACCGCTCGCGGCGTCGGCGGCTGATCTTGCGTCTTGGCAGCACGGCGGAGTGCTGCGCGTCGGCACCACTGGCGACTATGCGCCATTCAGCACGGCGCAGGGCGAATCGCTGGCGGGACTCGACGTCGATCTGATGACGCGTCTGGCGCACGATCTCGGCGCGACGGTGCAACTCGTGCGCTTTCGTTGGCCAGATCTCAGCGATGATTTGGCGCAGGGCAAGTTCGACGTTGTCGCCAGCGGCGTAACGGTGCGACCCGAGCGGGCGCTGATCGGCCGCTACAGCCGGCCCTATGCGAATACCGGGGCCGTGGCCCTGATTCGCAGCGAAGACGCCGCGCGCCTGACCGACCGTGCAGCGATCGATCGCACCGGCGTGCGCATCGCGGTCAATCGCGGTGGTCATCTCGAACAGGTGGCGCATCGGTTGTTCCCGCGCGCCACCATCGAGCCGGTGAGCGACAACACCGAGTTGCCCGGCCGTGTGTTGGTGGGGCGCGCCGACGTCGCGCTCAGCGACAGCGCCGAGGCCCGCGCCTGGCAACGGCCCGAGCTGCACACGGTGGGGCCCTTCACCCGCGATCGCAAAGCGCTGCTGGTCCGCAAGGACGCGCCCGAGCTGGCGCAATGGATCGACACCTGGCTGCGCGACCGCGAGCGCGACGGCTGGCTCGGCGCTCGCCGCAAGCAGTGGCTGGGCGACGCGATGTTTGCCGCCGCTGGCGCCGATCGCGAAGCGGTGTTGTGCGACATCGAGCTGCGTTGCCAACTCATGCCGATGGTCGCCGCCAGCAAACGCGCGAGCGGCGTGCCCATCGCCGATCCGGCGCAAGAGCAACGCGTACTCGATCGTGTCCAGGCCACCGCGCGCGCAACCGGAATCGACGCGGGTGAAGTCGCCCGCCTCTTCAGCGTCTTGATCCGAGCCGCGAAGATGATTCAGGAAGCCAGCGGCACCGATCCGCACGCACCGGCGCCGCCGCTCGATCAGCTGCGATCGGCCATCGGCGACATCGACACCCACATGATCCGCCAACTGCACTTCGCCGCGCGCACAGTGAAGCCAGCCGAGTGGCGAGCCGGTGTGCGCGAGGGCGTGCAGGCCGACAACTTGAGCGACGCACTCAAGGCAGACATCGCCGAGTCGCTGGCGCACACGCGCACGCTCATTGCTCCGGGTCTGAACGAGACGCCGAAGCGCAAGCGACCGACCGCGTCGGGAAAGTGA
- a CDS encoding nucleotidyltransferase family protein → MATAYETRLRESFDATLREASEFFMGRGDLRATMKRLAERFAAEGIAYAVIGGMALGEHGYVRMTDDVDILVTQNGLERFAEQCVGLGYAPTHVGAERAFRDVETEVRIKVWVAGEYPGDGKPKPVMFPDPSTVAIEAAGIRVVSLPRLIELKLASGMTAPDRLRDLADVQELIRAEALDEKFAEQLDESVRSKFSELARATNRPLR, encoded by the coding sequence ATGGCAACGGCATACGAGACGCGGTTGCGCGAGTCATTCGACGCCACGTTGCGCGAAGCGAGCGAGTTCTTCATGGGCCGCGGCGATCTCCGCGCCACGATGAAGCGTCTCGCCGAACGCTTCGCCGCCGAAGGCATCGCCTACGCGGTGATCGGCGGGATGGCGTTGGGTGAGCACGGTTACGTCCGCATGACTGACGACGTGGACATCTTGGTGACACAGAATGGGCTGGAGCGATTCGCCGAGCAGTGCGTCGGGCTCGGCTATGCGCCGACGCACGTTGGTGCCGAGCGTGCCTTTCGCGATGTCGAAACGGAGGTCCGGATCAAAGTTTGGGTCGCCGGCGAGTATCCCGGCGATGGCAAACCGAAGCCGGTCATGTTTCCGGACCCGTCGACCGTTGCGATCGAAGCAGCAGGCATCCGAGTAGTGAGTCTCCCTCGACTGATCGAGTTGAAACTCGCATCAGGGATGACCGCGCCGGATCGTTTGCGCGACCTAGCCGATGTTCAAGAACTGATTCGCGCCGAAGCGCTCGACGAGAAGTTCGCCGAGCAACTCGATGAAAGCGTCCGCTCCAAGTTCTCCGAGCTAGCGCGGGCGACGAATCGCCCGTTGCGATAA
- a CDS encoding heme-binding domain-containing protein, whose product MLVGGVLVVVQCVRFARTNPPVASDLVAPVEVKALLRRACYDCHSNETEWSWYSAVAPTSWMVHHDVTEGRRRLNFSEWSEYASDPDTAAQKLSEIGNLVASGDMAPWHYRVLHRSARLTDAERSILARWAEHTSADQSSSH is encoded by the coding sequence ATGCTGGTCGGCGGGGTTTTGGTCGTGGTGCAATGCGTTCGTTTCGCACGAACGAATCCACCCGTCGCCAGCGACCTCGTCGCGCCGGTCGAAGTCAAGGCCCTCCTGCGGCGCGCGTGCTACGACTGCCATTCCAACGAAACCGAGTGGTCGTGGTACAGCGCCGTCGCGCCGACTTCGTGGATGGTTCATCACGACGTGACCGAGGGCCGCCGCCGGCTGAATTTTTCCGAGTGGAGTGAGTATGCCTCCGATCCCGACACCGCAGCGCAGAAGCTCAGCGAAATTGGGAACCTGGTCGCGAGCGGCGACATGGCGCCGTGGCACTATCGCGTGCTGCATCGGAGCGCGCGCTTGACCGACGCAGAACGCAGCATCCTCGCCCGGTGGGCCGAGCACACGAGCGCTGATCAATCGTCCTCACACTAG
- a CDS encoding cupredoxin domain-containing protein: MNTPFIVLVASAAISLAASVVRAQDAPPEIKLQNGRFEPSQLAVPARAAFKLHVTNADTSAVEFESFELHRERVVQPGETITVFIPALEPGSYPFFDDFHRDTPPGAIIAK; the protein is encoded by the coding sequence ATGAACACGCCCTTTATCGTCCTTGTCGCCAGTGCGGCGATTTCACTGGCGGCATCCGTTGTCCGCGCGCAGGACGCGCCGCCTGAAATCAAGCTCCAGAACGGTCGATTTGAACCATCGCAGTTGGCCGTGCCGGCACGCGCGGCCTTCAAGCTCCATGTCACCAACGCTGACACCAGCGCCGTTGAGTTCGAAAGCTTCGAGCTGCATCGCGAGCGTGTCGTGCAGCCGGGTGAGACCATTACGGTCTTCATCCCGGCGCTGGAACCGGGGAGCTATCCGTTCTTCGACGACTTCCACCGCGACACGCCGCCGGGCGCGATCATTGCGAAGTAG
- a CDS encoding FTR1 family protein, with product MQTRADQQTQHHPRRPGQRFARLLVALIFLPTLAFAAVDADGVTRVLTLLTVVGEEYREGCDGRGHLVRPLEYEEARSFLAEARMRWGNVAGIDGGDTIVRQLGDLTAAIDEKQAADTVLAQVATIRAAVTHATGIDEDIFPPQSPSPQRGAAIFYEHCASCHGEHGDGHGPDAARLERKPANFTDAGFMRGETVFDHIHVISVGKRGAAMPAWEDVLTLQERWDVLSYVWRLAHRRGELAEGQGLYLSQCASCHGAIGDGTGPLASTLLTPAPNFTQPARLARRTDAELFDAVHDGVAGTAMPAFGNLTDDERWKTIAFVRALSLGGPDGGAGAGSGGGGTPQFGRFGRLLRLLSAEYAKAVDAGRIVSPQDLTESEVLLGQINAAISTVAAAVQSSAPAVSDAFPKQAIELTSLVHQRAPAADVAKLVDAIVASLPTDAAPAAAAISSDPFGETRRLLASALAAYRGNDPQALSLVSDAYFKFEPFEKKLAINAPDLTRQVETRFLELRGVLAAPGATEGAAVIVAAIGTDLETAHAALAPHANPYALFLQSATIILREGFEIVLIITALLAYVKKSGNARMQRSIWGGTITGIALSLVTAFIFVEVLHGTSTAAAETLGGCTMLLAAVVLFWVSYWLVSKAEADKWQRFIQGKVKTALSTGSGFALAGAAFLAVYREGVETVLFYQALFGAASDASIVVGGLIAGAVALAMVSAVLQRFGMKIPIRQFFLGTSFLLYYMAIVFAGNGIAELQETSWIAVTPVAGVPRIDLLGLYPTVETLLAQGIFVLFMLYAGVVIWRRRRPLLSPADTLLAEVRSLHQLAISIRAELAQRSVADAIAPADPGQQLDTLIERVARLEGQIQLDLPARAGKVVGH from the coding sequence ATGCAGACGCGAGCCGACCAGCAGACGCAACACCACCCCAGGCGACCCGGGCAGCGGTTCGCTCGGCTCCTCGTCGCTCTGATCTTCCTGCCCACGCTCGCATTTGCTGCCGTCGACGCCGACGGGGTCACGCGTGTCCTCACCCTGCTCACCGTCGTCGGCGAAGAATACCGCGAAGGCTGCGATGGCCGCGGCCATCTCGTCCGTCCGCTGGAATATGAAGAAGCGCGCAGCTTCCTCGCCGAGGCGCGCATGCGCTGGGGCAATGTCGCGGGAATCGATGGCGGTGACACGATCGTTCGCCAACTCGGGGATCTCACCGCGGCGATCGACGAGAAGCAGGCTGCCGATACAGTATTGGCGCAGGTCGCCACGATTCGCGCGGCGGTAACGCACGCCACCGGCATCGACGAAGACATCTTCCCACCGCAATCGCCATCACCGCAGCGTGGCGCGGCGATCTTTTACGAGCACTGCGCATCATGCCACGGTGAGCACGGCGACGGGCACGGTCCCGACGCCGCACGGCTGGAACGCAAGCCCGCCAACTTCACCGACGCCGGGTTCATGCGCGGCGAGACGGTCTTCGATCACATTCACGTCATCAGCGTCGGCAAACGCGGCGCGGCGATGCCCGCGTGGGAAGACGTGCTCACGCTGCAAGAGCGCTGGGATGTCCTCAGCTACGTGTGGCGCTTGGCGCACCGCCGCGGTGAACTCGCCGAAGGGCAAGGCCTCTACCTCAGTCAGTGCGCGAGTTGCCACGGCGCCATCGGTGACGGTACCGGCCCGCTCGCTTCCACTCTTCTGACACCCGCGCCGAACTTCACTCAACCGGCGCGACTGGCCCGCCGTACCGACGCCGAATTGTTCGACGCCGTGCACGATGGGGTGGCGGGCACGGCCATGCCGGCGTTCGGGAATCTCACCGACGATGAACGCTGGAAGACCATCGCGTTCGTGCGTGCATTGTCGCTCGGCGGACCCGACGGCGGCGCCGGTGCGGGTTCAGGTGGCGGCGGCACGCCACAGTTCGGACGATTCGGTCGACTCCTGCGATTGTTGAGCGCTGAGTACGCAAAGGCCGTTGATGCCGGTCGGATCGTCAGTCCGCAGGATCTCACTGAGAGCGAAGTGCTGCTCGGTCAGATCAACGCCGCGATTTCCACCGTGGCCGCCGCGGTGCAGTCGAGTGCGCCGGCGGTGAGCGATGCGTTCCCGAAGCAAGCGATCGAGTTGACCTCGCTGGTGCACCAGCGCGCGCCAGCCGCCGATGTGGCGAAGCTGGTCGACGCGATCGTCGCCTCGCTCCCGACCGACGCCGCGCCAGCGGCCGCTGCGATCTCCTCGGACCCATTCGGCGAAACCCGCCGCCTGCTCGCGTCGGCCCTGGCGGCGTATCGAGGCAATGATCCGCAAGCGCTGTCGCTGGTGTCGGACGCGTATTTCAAGTTCGAGCCCTTTGAGAAGAAGCTCGCCATCAACGCACCCGACCTCACCCGTCAGGTGGAGACCCGCTTCCTCGAACTCCGCGGCGTGCTTGCCGCACCGGGCGCCACCGAAGGGGCGGCCGTCATCGTCGCCGCCATCGGTACTGATCTCGAGACAGCGCACGCCGCACTCGCGCCGCATGCCAATCCGTATGCTCTGTTCCTGCAGTCGGCGACCATCATTCTGCGCGAGGGCTTCGAGATCGTTCTGATCATCACAGCGTTGCTCGCGTATGTGAAGAAGTCCGGCAACGCGCGGATGCAGCGATCGATCTGGGGCGGCACGATCACCGGCATCGCGCTGAGTCTGGTGACCGCATTCATCTTCGTGGAGGTGCTCCACGGCACGTCGACTGCCGCCGCGGAGACGCTGGGCGGCTGCACGATGCTGCTCGCCGCGGTCGTACTGTTCTGGGTGAGCTATTGGTTGGTGTCGAAGGCCGAGGCCGACAAGTGGCAGCGCTTCATTCAAGGCAAGGTGAAGACCGCACTGTCCACCGGGAGCGGCTTCGCCCTCGCCGGCGCGGCGTTCCTGGCGGTATACCGCGAAGGCGTCGAGACGGTGCTGTTCTATCAAGCGCTGTTCGGCGCCGCGTCCGATGCCAGCATCGTGGTCGGCGGACTAATCGCCGGCGCGGTTGCCTTGGCGATGGTGTCGGCGGTGTTGCAACGGTTCGGAATGAAAATCCCGATCCGTCAATTCTTTCTCGGCACCAGCTTTCTCCTCTACTACATGGCGATCGTGTTTGCGGGCAATGGCATCGCCGAGTTGCAAGAGACCAGCTGGATCGCGGTGACGCCGGTGGCCGGCGTGCCCCGTATCGACTTGCTCGGATTGTATCCGACAGTCGAGACGCTGCTCGCGCAGGGCATCTTCGTTCTCTTCATGCTCTATGCCGGCGTCGTCATCTGGCGCCGGCGCCGGCCGCTGCTCTCTCCGGCGGACACGCTGCTTGCGGAGGTGCGCAGCCTCCATCAACTCGCGATCTCGATTCGCGCCGAGTTGGCCCAGCGATCAGTGGCAGACGCAATCGCGCCTGCAGATCCAGGCCAGCAGCTCGACACGCTGATCGAACGCGTCGCGCGTCTCGAAGGACAAATCCAGCTCGATCTGCCGGCGCGCGCCGGCAAGGTGGTCGGCCACTGA
- a CDS encoding transcriptional repressor translates to MRRQRLKSTAQRDDIARAFFASNSHSSVEEIYTAVKHINPGIGYATVYRTMKLLKECGLAVERHFRDGEARYESGVNREHHDHLICEGCGKIVEFEEARIEALQDEIARRLGFHLNSHKMELYGFCRDCHRTRAAG, encoded by the coding sequence CTGCGGCGGCAACGCCTCAAGTCGACCGCGCAGCGCGACGACATTGCGCGCGCGTTTTTCGCCAGCAACAGCCACAGCAGCGTCGAAGAAATCTACACCGCGGTCAAACACATCAACCCGGGCATCGGCTACGCCACGGTGTACCGCACGATGAAGCTGCTCAAGGAATGCGGCCTCGCCGTCGAACGCCATTTTCGGGACGGCGAAGCGCGCTACGAAAGCGGCGTCAACCGCGAGCACCACGACCACCTTATCTGCGAAGGCTGTGGCAAGATCGTCGAGTTCGAGGAAGCGCGCATCGAAGCGCTGCAGGACGAGATCGCCCGCCGGCTCGGTTTCCATCTCAACAGCCACAAGATGGAACTCTACGGCTTCTGTCGCGACTGCCACAGGACCCGCGCCGCCGGGTAG
- a CDS encoding amino acid permease: MPSGDQHDPDRHPRDRLERGLSLTDATMLVVSSVIGVGIFLTPGTVANALPHPTLVLVAWLVGGLLSLAGALANAELGAMYPHAGGDYVYLREAYHPAAGFIVGWLSFFVIYAGTVATLATGFAEGLAHFVALGEGGKMAAAVAITIATSWVNYVGVREGARFNNITGYVKIAALVGLAVAGPLLGHGQLGHFVSPVAATSLPLAGFGLALSPILFSYLGWNASVYVASEIREPDRNVPGSLFIGLAVCTAIYLLINAVYLYALPIETLRGEVRVGESAARALFGGAGGTIMAALVLASVVGCLNATILVGPRIAYAMALDGLFFAGVHRVHEVNRTPHIAIAVQALTAITLIVVLQNFPSVLDYTTFAIVLATTADTAALYTLRKTKPKRRRPYRAWGYPVVPALYLIANAAIAVSMLWGRPVECAIALAVTATGIPFYVVFARRAA; the protein is encoded by the coding sequence ATGCCCTCTGGCGACCAGCACGATCCCGATCGCCACCCTCGCGATCGCCTCGAGCGCGGGCTCTCGCTCACCGACGCGACGATGCTCGTGGTCTCGTCGGTCATCGGGGTCGGAATCTTTCTCACTCCCGGCACGGTAGCCAACGCGCTGCCGCATCCGACGCTGGTGTTGGTCGCGTGGTTGGTCGGCGGGCTGCTCTCGCTCGCCGGGGCGCTCGCCAACGCCGAACTCGGCGCGATGTATCCGCATGCCGGCGGCGACTACGTGTACCTGCGCGAAGCCTACCATCCAGCGGCGGGATTCATCGTCGGGTGGTTGTCGTTTTTTGTCATCTACGCCGGCACCGTGGCCACACTCGCGACGGGTTTCGCCGAAGGACTGGCGCACTTCGTCGCGCTGGGTGAGGGTGGCAAGATGGCCGCAGCGGTGGCGATCACGATCGCCACGTCGTGGGTCAACTACGTTGGGGTGCGTGAAGGCGCGCGCTTCAACAACATCACCGGCTACGTGAAGATCGCCGCCCTGGTCGGGCTGGCGGTGGCGGGGCCGCTGCTTGGGCACGGGCAGCTCGGACACTTTGTCTCACCGGTGGCGGCGACGAGTCTGCCGCTGGCCGGCTTCGGTTTGGCGCTGTCGCCAATCCTGTTTTCGTACTTGGGCTGGAATGCGTCGGTGTACGTCGCCAGCGAGATCCGCGAGCCCGACCGCAACGTGCCGGGCTCGCTGTTCATCGGCCTCGCCGTTTGCACGGCGATCTATCTGCTCATCAATGCCGTGTACCTCTACGCGCTGCCGATCGAGACCTTGCGTGGCGAAGTGCGGGTCGGCGAGTCGGCCGCGCGCGCGCTGTTCGGCGGCGCCGGCGGCACGATCATGGCCGCGCTGGTGCTGGCGTCTGTGGTCGGTTGCTTGAACGCGACGATTCTGGTCGGGCCGCGCATTGCCTATGCAATGGCGCTCGACGGGCTCTTCTTCGCCGGCGTCCATCGCGTGCACGAGGTGAACCGCACGCCGCACATCGCGATCGCAGTGCAAGCGCTCACGGCGATCACCCTGATCGTGGTGCTGCAAAACTTTCCCAGCGTGCTCGACTACACCACCTTCGCCATCGTGTTGGCGACCACGGCGGATACCGCGGCGCTCTACACGCTACGAAAGACGAAGCCGAAGCGGCGGCGTCCGTATCGTGCGTGGGGCTATCCGGTGGTGCCGGCGCTCTATCTGATCGCAAACGCCGCCATCGCCGTCTCGATGCTGTGGGGACGGCCGGTGGAATGCGCGATCGCGCTGGCCGTCACTGCCACCGGCATTCCGTTCTACGTTGTGTTCGCGCGCCGCGCCGCGTAA
- a CDS encoding acyl-CoA dehydrogenase family protein: protein MSFVVPEHIRPLRAKVQRFIEERVYPVEHLLDERSEDDARATMVRLMQTAKAEGLWALGHPKEIGGGGLPFLDYVYVNEVVGRSAHAMVALGTHSLQDSIMLNLHAAPKWRDAYLKPLVAGEIFPSFAMTEPDVASSDPTQLQTKAVLDGDHWVITGRKWFTTGAKQAAYTTVMVRTEFDAPPHRAFSMIIVPTNTPGYDIVRETPVMGMMGGHYEVAYNDVRVPRENLLGERGAGFLIAQQRLGPGRIFHCMRWLGQAQRAFDLMCDRANNRVAFGSPLADKQSIQNMIFETAAEIQACRLLTLDAAHKIDQGDPARVEIGIIKVVGARMLHNAIDRAIQVHGAKGLTTDTPLERMYRAARFGRIYDGPDEVHQMTVARRILKHYRNGAAWDFGVQ, encoded by the coding sequence ATGAGTTTCGTGGTTCCCGAACACATTCGCCCGCTGCGCGCCAAAGTGCAGCGCTTCATCGAAGAGCGCGTCTATCCGGTCGAGCACCTGCTCGATGAACGGAGTGAGGACGACGCGCGCGCCACCATGGTGCGGCTGATGCAAACCGCCAAGGCTGAAGGGTTGTGGGCGCTCGGGCATCCCAAGGAGATCGGCGGTGGTGGCTTGCCGTTCCTCGACTACGTCTACGTCAACGAAGTGGTCGGACGCTCCGCGCACGCGATGGTCGCGCTCGGTACGCACTCGCTGCAAGATTCGATCATGCTCAACCTGCACGCCGCGCCGAAATGGCGCGACGCGTACCTCAAGCCGTTGGTCGCCGGCGAGATTTTCCCCAGCTTCGCCATGACCGAGCCCGATGTCGCCAGCTCCGATCCGACGCAACTGCAAACCAAAGCCGTGCTCGACGGCGATCACTGGGTGATCACCGGCCGCAAATGGTTTACCACCGGTGCCAAACAAGCCGCTTACACCACGGTGATGGTGCGCACCGAGTTCGACGCGCCGCCGCACCGCGCCTTCAGCATGATCATCGTGCCGACCAACACGCCGGGCTACGATATTGTCCGCGAGACTCCGGTGATGGGCATGATGGGTGGCCACTACGAAGTTGCCTACAACGACGTGCGCGTGCCGCGCGAGAATCTGCTCGGCGAACGCGGCGCGGGATTTCTCATCGCGCAGCAGCGACTCGGTCCCGGCCGCATCTTTCACTGCATGCGCTGGCTCGGCCAAGCGCAGCGCGCCTTCGACCTGATGTGCGATCGCGCCAACAATCGCGTCGCCTTCGGTTCGCCGCTGGCCGACAAGCAATCCATCCAAAACATGATCTTTGAAACCGCCGCGGAGATTCAGGCGTGCCGATTGCTGACGCTCGACGCGGCGCACAAGATCGATCAGGGCGATCCCGCGCGCGTCGAGATCGGGATCATCAAAGTGGTCGGGGCGCGCATGCTGCACAACGCGATCGATCGCGCGATTCAAGTGCACGGCGCCAAGGGGCTCACCACCGACACGCCGCTGGAACGGATGTATCGCGCCGCGCGCTTCGGCCGCATCTACGACGGCCCCGATGAAGTGCATCAGATGACCGTGGCGCGCCGCATCTTGAAGCACTATCGCAACGGAGCGGCGTGGGACTTCGGCGTGCAATGA
- a CDS encoding tetratricopeptide repeat protein: protein MMRRAIVVMTILLLSNVAYAAGGDPVPAPTQKPDATPGVSAEERYNAGLALRDRHEWRAAEAAFREAIQRKADFPEAWNELGHALKNQKKFEGSLRAYNEALRLRPDFPQALEYLGEAYVQMGKMDDARAVYARLQPLDARYAAQLEQMMTGATARW, encoded by the coding sequence ATGATGAGACGGGCGATAGTGGTGATGACGATTCTGTTGCTGTCCAACGTGGCCTACGCTGCGGGTGGCGATCCGGTTCCGGCGCCGACGCAGAAGCCGGACGCAACGCCAGGCGTTTCGGCAGAGGAACGCTACAACGCTGGGCTCGCGCTGCGCGATCGGCACGAGTGGCGCGCGGCCGAAGCCGCGTTTCGCGAAGCGATTCAGCGCAAGGCGGATTTTCCTGAAGCGTGGAACGAACTCGGCCACGCGCTCAAGAACCAGAAGAAGTTCGAGGGCTCGCTGCGTGCCTACAACGAAGCGCTGCGCTTGCGGCCGGATTTTCCCCAGGCGCTCGAGTACCTCGGCGAGGCCTACGTGCAGATGGGCAAGATGGACGATGCGCGCGCGGTGTACGCGCGCTTGCAGCCGCTCGATGCGCGCTACGCGGCGCAGTTGGAACAGATGATGACGGGTGCCACCGCGCGGTGGTGA
- a CDS encoding amidohydrolase family protein, with translation MKPDLVVRGGTVVDGTGAPPFEADVVVHGDRIRAVEKFSGEAGEIIDARGKLVTPGFVDVHTHLDAQITWDPLGSPSNLHGVTSVIVGNCGVGFAPCKPQDRDYLMFLMEGVEDIPQAALKAGLRWNWETFPEYLHALASQRLGLNVGAHLSHAPLRVYVMGERGATDTPATDAELAQMRSCVREAMQAGALGFDTGRTTMHRTPSWDPVPGTFADRRELSALASGLTDSGTGVFELISYGGAGEDATGYQREFEWMEPVARASGRPISLSMIQCLKYPDVWQEMLHRADAAVARGARIVPQVAVRSVGVLLGFGTSLSPLSMFPNASDLIGKPVDELRGLLRDPAVRAKVLAGIHETSGEILGGMARIENVFPLKDRGVLAYENTPDKSLVAIGKRAGKHPLESMFDLIVEHDLRNFFIIPLYNTDLDAAGVMLNHPLTTIGLGDSGAHTSQTSDSGFPTFMLAYWVRHRKLMSLERAVRKLTFDSAQMWGLRDRGAIRAGAFADLNVIDLDRLDLRLPEVKHELPTGAPHLSQGAVGYDATVVNGKVLMRNGAPTGALPGVVLRNERWAE, from the coding sequence ATGAAACCCGATCTGGTTGTTCGTGGTGGGACCGTGGTCGACGGCACCGGTGCGCCGCCGTTTGAAGCGGATGTCGTCGTGCACGGCGACCGCATCCGCGCCGTTGAAAAATTTTCCGGCGAGGCCGGCGAGATCATCGACGCGCGCGGCAAGCTGGTCACGCCCGGCTTTGTCGATGTCCACACGCACCTCGACGCGCAGATCACGTGGGATCCCCTCGGCTCGCCATCGAATCTGCACGGCGTGACTTCGGTGATCGTCGGCAACTGCGGCGTCGGCTTCGCGCCGTGCAAACCGCAGGACCGCGACTATCTGATGTTCCTGATGGAGGGCGTTGAAGACATTCCGCAGGCGGCGCTCAAGGCGGGGCTGCGGTGGAATTGGGAGACCTTCCCCGAGTATCTGCACGCGCTAGCGAGCCAACGGTTGGGGCTCAACGTCGGCGCGCATCTCAGCCATGCGCCGCTGCGGGTGTACGTGATGGGCGAGCGCGGCGCCACCGATACTCCGGCCACCGACGCGGAGCTGGCGCAGATGCGCTCCTGCGTGCGCGAGGCGATGCAGGCGGGCGCGCTGGGCTTCGATACCGGCCGTACGACGATGCACCGGACGCCGTCGTGGGATCCCGTGCCGGGTACGTTCGCGGATCGCCGCGAGCTGTCCGCGCTCGCGAGTGGACTCACGGACTCCGGCACCGGCGTGTTCGAACTGATTTCGTACGGCGGTGCCGGCGAAGACGCCACCGGCTATCAGCGCGAGTTCGAGTGGATGGAGCCGGTCGCTCGGGCGAGCGGCCGGCCGATCAGCTTGTCGATGATCCAGTGCCTCAAGTATCCCGACGTGTGGCAAGAGATGCTGCACCGCGCCGATGCGGCGGTGGCCCGCGGCGCGCGCATCGTGCCGCAGGTGGCAGTGCGCAGCGTCGGCGTCCTCCTCGGCTTCGGCACATCGTTGTCACCCTTGTCGATGTTTCCCAATGCCAGCGACCTGATCGGCAAACCTGTGGACGAGTTGCGCGGACTGCTGCGTGATCCCGCCGTGCGCGCGAAGGTGCTCGCAGGGATCCACGAGACCAGCGGCGAGATCCTCGGCGGGATGGCGCGCATCGAAAATGTTTTCCCGCTCAAAGACCGCGGTGTGCTGGCGTACGAGAATACGCCCGACAAGAGCCTCGTCGCCATCGGCAAACGCGCGGGCAAGCATCCGTTGGAATCGATGTTCGACCTGATCGTCGAGCACGACCTGCGCAACTTCTTCATCATCCCGCTCTACAACACCGACCTCGACGCGGCGGGTGTGATGCTCAACCACCCGCTGACGACCATCGGCCTCGGTGATTCCGGCGCTCACACCAGTCAGACGTCGGACTCCGGGTTCCCGACGTTCATGCTCGCGTACTGGGTGCGGCACCGCAAATTGATGTCGCTCGAACGCGCGGTGCGGAAGCTGACGTTCGACTCAGCGCAAATGTGGGGCTTGCGCGATCGCGGCGCGATCCGCGCCGGCGCGTTCGCCGATCTCAACGTGATCGACTTGGATCGGCTCGATCTGCGTCTGCCGGAAGTGAAGCACGAACTCCCCACCGGCGCACCGCATCTCAGTCAGGGCGCAGTCGGCTACGATGCAACGGTGGTAAACGGCAAGGTGCTAATGCGCAACGGCGCGCCCACCGGCGCGTTGCCCGGCGTCGTCCTGCGCAACGAGCGCTGGGCGGAGTGA